Proteins from a genomic interval of Arachis hypogaea cultivar Tifrunner chromosome 10, arahy.Tifrunner.gnm2.J5K5, whole genome shotgun sequence:
- the LOC112715157 gene encoding ATP-dependent Clp protease proteolytic subunit-related protein 2, chloroplastic isoform X2 — MAVAPYITAAVPPSCATKLYSGLKLQSPSIPNSLACKPNVSAEFYGKVHKSLHCRYANHKPARAQIQMMPIGTPRVPYRTPGEGTWQWVDLWNALYRERVLFIGQNIDEEFSNQVLATMLYLDSIDNAKRMYMYINGPGGDLTPSLAIYDTMQSLQSPVTTHCVGYAYNLAAFLLAAGEKGNRFAMPLSRVALQSPAGAARGQADDIRNEANELLRIRDYLFNELAKKTGQPVERITQDLGRMKRFNAQEALDYGLIDRIVRPPRIKADAPNKEAGTGLG; from the exons ATGGCGGTTGCACCCTATATCACTGCTGCTGTACCTCCTAG TTGCGCCACAAAACTCTACTCAGGGTTGAAACTTCAATCTCCAAGTATCCCTAATTCCCTTGCGTGTAAACCTAATGTCTCCGCTGAGTTCTACGGAAAAGTTCACAAGAGTCTGCATTGCAG GTATGCTAATCACAAACCAGCAAGGGCACAAATTCAAATGATGCCCATAGGGACCCCTAGAGTCCCCTATAGGACACCTGGTGAAGGAACTTGGCAATGGGTTGATTTGTGGAATGCCCTT TATCGAGAGCGTGTTCTCTTCATTGGACAAAACATAGATGAAGAATTTAGTAACCAAGTATTGGCAACCATGCTGTATCTTGACAGTATAGATAACGCCAAGAGGATGTATATGTACATCAATGGTCCTGGTGGAGAT CTTACACCAAGCTTGGCTATCTATGACACTATGCAGAGCTTGCAAAGTCCTGTAACCACCCATTGTGTTGGCTATGCCTATAATCTTGCAGCATTTCTTCTTGCAGCCGGAGAAAAG GGCAACCGCTTTGCAATGCCTCTTTCCAGAGTTGCTCTGCAATCTCCAGCGGGAGCTGCTCGGGGTCAG GCTGATGACATCCGCAATGAAGCAAATGAGCTTTTAAGAATCAGAGATTACCTCTTTAACGAGTTGGCTAAGAAAACAGGCCAGCCTGTCGAGAGG ATCACCCAAGACCTGGGCAGGATGAAACGCTTCAACGCACAGGAGGCTCTTGATTACGGGCTTATTGATCGAATTGTGAGGCCACCACGCATTAAGGCTGATGCGCCTAACAAGGAGGCAGGAACAGGCCTTGGTTAA
- the LOC112715157 gene encoding ATP-dependent Clp protease proteolytic subunit-related protein 2, chloroplastic isoform X1 codes for MAVAPYITAAVPPSCATKLYSGLKLQSPSIPNSLACKPNVSAEFYGKVHKSLHCRYANHKPARAQIQMMPIGTPRVPYRTPGEGTWQWVDLWNALYRERVLFIGQNIDEEFSNQVLATMLYLDSIDNAKRMYMYINGPGGDLTPSLAIYDTMQSLQSPVTTHCVGYAYNLAAFLLAAGEKFPTSINFVMMVCCIVEGNRFAMPLSRVALQSPAGAARGQADDIRNEANELLRIRDYLFNELAKKTGQPVERITQDLGRMKRFNAQEALDYGLIDRIVRPPRIKADAPNKEAGTGLG; via the exons ATGGCGGTTGCACCCTATATCACTGCTGCTGTACCTCCTAG TTGCGCCACAAAACTCTACTCAGGGTTGAAACTTCAATCTCCAAGTATCCCTAATTCCCTTGCGTGTAAACCTAATGTCTCCGCTGAGTTCTACGGAAAAGTTCACAAGAGTCTGCATTGCAG GTATGCTAATCACAAACCAGCAAGGGCACAAATTCAAATGATGCCCATAGGGACCCCTAGAGTCCCCTATAGGACACCTGGTGAAGGAACTTGGCAATGGGTTGATTTGTGGAATGCCCTT TATCGAGAGCGTGTTCTCTTCATTGGACAAAACATAGATGAAGAATTTAGTAACCAAGTATTGGCAACCATGCTGTATCTTGACAGTATAGATAACGCCAAGAGGATGTATATGTACATCAATGGTCCTGGTGGAGAT CTTACACCAAGCTTGGCTATCTATGACACTATGCAGAGCTTGCAAAGTCCTGTAACCACCCATTGTGTTGGCTATGCCTATAATCTTGCAGCATTTCTTCTTGCAGCCGGAGAAAAG TTCCCGACATCTATTAACTTTGTGATGATGGTCTGCTGTATTGTTGAGGGCAACCGCTTTGCAATGCCTCTTTCCAGAGTTGCTCTGCAATCTCCAGCGGGAGCTGCTCGGGGTCAG GCTGATGACATCCGCAATGAAGCAAATGAGCTTTTAAGAATCAGAGATTACCTCTTTAACGAGTTGGCTAAGAAAACAGGCCAGCCTGTCGAGAGG ATCACCCAAGACCTGGGCAGGATGAAACGCTTCAACGCACAGGAGGCTCTTGATTACGGGCTTATTGATCGAATTGTGAGGCCACCACGCATTAAGGCTGATGCGCCTAACAAGGAGGCAGGAACAGGCCTTGGTTAA